In the Topomyia yanbarensis strain Yona2022 chromosome 3, ASM3024719v1, whole genome shotgun sequence genome, one interval contains:
- the LOC131690383 gene encoding alpha-L-iduronidase-like, whose protein sequence is MCVLLVLLLIVNVQRAALDHRQVSIDFEQAFRDGKLLPRFWTSTGLCPPAPREKAADFLLSDDSLLNFEIIGGLPNAGLKYVRIHWLLEMIQFSHYDENKLLFYNFSRLDALLDKLYEFGLHPGIELMGAPGNIYPMEKKRRFSYFWTDLTMQIALRYLHRFGVEYVANWRFETWNEPDLKNYNTLNFTTDEYINYLQSARLGLDAAGRLLNNIHLPLRGPAGLFRTEQNHPFCWTALQLCNDYPRNCPFDVISFHRKGSGTRADEIVNGESMLLNQIWDKYPNLLEFKYSNDEADPVAGWSTPREFQSNMKYGAMLVSTVLQHWSTKTNCVQSHLESISHDNGFLSYHPFEFDQRTLLARFQMNDTKPKHVQFVVKPVYSSLGMLTNLGPQATDTLFLEGNFSYIVSYNRDPFYSCVLLSLSNDTFDPTTKRSNITLKFAIAEESTKRRIGYIVEGLQDSLNDPNSIWIHYGKPSYPTADQFVSMRALQFPSVLKGPETVSANTKNISLNLNLRAPWIVTVRLCSEMVPAPSQVTNIRIRRIYTYEAVIFWSEKPSATRCIVGYEVWFRADQSQWIQINLGHCTPFLWFQFVSNTTIGLTGLYRVRSVDMFGRYGAFSETKYFNG, encoded by the exons ATGTGTGTTTTACTAGTGCTGTTGTTGATTGTGAATGTACAAAGGGCTGCACTGGATCATCGCCAAGTCAGTATTGATTTTGAGCAAGCGTTCCGAGATGGCAAACTACTTCCGAGATTCTGGACTAGTACCGGATTGTGTCCACCAGCGCCGCGTGAGAAGGCCGCCGATTTTTTGCTATCCGATGATAGTTTACTCAATTTCGAAATTATCGGAGGCTTGCCCAATGCTGGACTCAAATACGTTCGAATCCATTGGCTGTTGGAGATGATTCAATTTTC GCATTATGACGAAAATAAGTTGTTATTTTACAACTTCTCTCGACTGGATGCATTGCTTGATAAGCTTTACGAATTTGGTCTACATCCAGGAATCGAGCTAATGGGAGCTCCTGGTAATATTTATCCGATGGAAAAGAAACGgcgattttcgtatttttggaCAGATTTAACGATGCAAATAGCATTAAGATATTTAC ACCGCTTCGGAGTAGAATACGTGGCAAATTGGCGATTTGAAACTTGGAACGAACCAGACTTAAAGAACTACAACACTTTAAATTTCACCACCGACG AATACATTAACTACCTTCAATCGGCTCGATTAGGTTTAGATGCTGCAGGTCGTCTACTAAACAACATTCATCTACCCCTCAGAGGACCTGCAGGTTTATTTCGAACAGAGCAGAACCACCCGTTTTGTTGGACTGCGTTGCAACTATGCAATGATTATCCTCGGAACTGTCCCTTTGATGTTATTTCCTTCCACCGGAAGGGAAGTGGTACGAGAGCGGATGAAATTGTGAACGGCGAATCGATGTTATTGAATCAAATATGGGACAAGTATCCAAATTTGCTCgaatttaaatattcaaatga CGAAGCCGACCCGGTTGCTGGTTGGTCAACGCCACGAGAATTTCAATCAAACATGAAGTATGGTGCAATGTTAGTATCGACCGTTCTTCAACATTGGTCAACAAAAACTAACTGCGTACAGTCGCATTTAGAATCAATCTCGCACGATAACGGATTTCTCAGCTATCACCCCTTTGAGTTCGATCAGCGCACATTACTGGCGCGGTTTCAGATGAACGATACAAAACCCAAACATGTGCAGTTTGTTGTTAAGCCGGTATATTCATCACTTGGGATGTTGACCAATCTCGGACCGCAGGCTACAGATACCTTGTTTTTGGAGGGTAATTTCAGTTATATTGTTTCGTATAATCGGGATCCATTCTATTCTTGTGTACTATTGTCACTATCGAACGATACATTTGATCCAACAACCAAAAGAAGTAATATAACgctgaaatttgcaattgcGGAAGAATCAACCAAACGTCGAATTGGTTACATTGTGGAAGGACTACAGGATAGTTTGAATGATCCTAATTCGATTTGGATTCATTACGGAAAACCATCCTACCCAACAGCAGATCAATTTGTCAGTATGAGGGCTTTGCAGTTTCCTAGTGTTTTGAAAGGTCCAGAAACGGTTTCAGCTAATACAAAAAACATATCGTTGAATCTCAACCTACGGGCTCCTTGGATTGTTACGGTTCGACTGTGTAGTGAAATGGTCCCTGCGCCGAGTCAAGTAACGAATATTCGTATACGTAGGATTTACACCTACGAAGCTGTGATATTTTGGAGTGAGAAACCCTCGGCAACCAGGTGCATTGTTGGGTACGAGGTGTGGTTCCGTGCAGATCAATCCCAATGGATACAGATTAATTTAGGGCACTGTACGCCGTTTCTGTGGTTCCAATTTGTATCCAACACAACTATCGGTTTGACAG GTCTGTATCGCGTGCGATCTGTGGATATGTTTGGACGCTATGGAGCTTTTTCggaaacaaaatattttaatgGCTAA
- the LOC131690384 gene encoding PRADC1-like protein: MILATNSARISVLIALVLFVAAALVDCGANNLHVYDGVRTQDIIAGDVFFEIIDPPELEYTYRIRPAKDFGSSFGATFKVNEGKLVPAIPSDACKPQFANERDLKGNIALVERGECSFLEKAINIEKVGGRAVIITEVDTNSDDYDYYIEMIHDKTDRDTNIPAAFLLGKNGLVIRRTLAKLDRRFALINLPVNLTFVAPHLINQPPWLQW; this comes from the exons ATGATCCTTGCAACTAACTCAGCAAGAATATCAGTTTTGATTGCCCTAGTTTTGTTTGTTGCTGCAGCACTAGTGGACTGCGGAG CAAATAATCTTCACGTCTACGATGGTGTTCGCACGCAGGATATTATAGCCGGGGATGTGTTTTTTGAGATTATTGATCCTCCGGAGTTAGAGTACACTTACAGGATACGACCAGCAAAGGATTTTGGCAGTTCGTTTGGAGCAACCTTTAAGGTGAATGAGGGCAAACTCGTTCCAGCAATTCCGTCTGATGCATGCAAACCTCAGTTCGCCAACGAACGGGATCTGAAGGGGAACATTGCCCTCGTGGAACGTGG CGAGTGTTCCTTTCTAGAAAAAGCAATAAACATTGAAAAGGTGGGTGGTCGGGCAGTGATAATCACTGAGGTCGACACCAATTCGGATGATTATGATTACTATATCGAGATGATTCACGATAAAACAGATCGGGATACTAACATTCCGGCTGCCTTCCTACTGGGCAAGAACGGACTTGTCATACGTAGAACATTGGCTAAACTTGATCGACGGTTCGCGCTTATAAATTTACCGGTTAACCTAACATTCGTGGCCCCACATCTAATCAATCAGCCGCCATGGCTGCAGTGGTGA